In the Qipengyuania pelagi genome, one interval contains:
- a CDS encoding glycoside hydrolase family 3 protein has translation MAKRNRLTGLAGSGKLALAAALAMPGAATLAGCATIPAASEAPVAPVATARLTGEAQIADLVSRMTLEHKIAQLIQPQINTVTPEEMRQYRWGSYLNGGNGGPYGEEFAPAGEWLRLADEMWNASTAPLPNGEPAIPTIWGTDAVHGHTNVIGATIFPHNIGLGATRDADLVRRIGHATAVEIEVTGIDWNFSPTVAVAQDDRWGRTYESYSEDPRLVATMGAALVEGLQGRKGADDFLGEGRVIATAKHFFGDGGTDQGVDQGDVNGDIDALKSIHAVPYPAAIAAGVETIMASFNSINGKKMHGNEALLTGVLRGEMGFDGLVVGDWNGHGQVAGCTVSNCPQSLMAGLDIYMVPDDAVALHSSLLSQVRDGTIPMARVDEAVTRVLRVKQAAGLLAPNAQKPSERANAGDLTKLGSPEHRAIAREAVAKSQVLLKNDGVLPFAAGTNILVAGQAADSIAQASGGWTLTWQGGRELDNDMFPSATSIFAGIEQAARASGGSATLSEDGSYTVRPDVAVVVFGEEPYAEFAGDRKTLVFPDDEGLDLLRKFESEGVPTVAVFLSGRPLWMNRELNAADAFVASWLPGSEGAGVADVLFDARPATGKLSFSWPATCEGTPLNSAQGALFPFGYGRALSDTAPMGKLDETCAFLGGGAAAEWYGNGRLANGITATAGGTDLPNLRGTGGGVTAIGLDKDRQEDARRIAMAAGSSLALRGEGSGSFRLSYSLEAAPSGPVRATSGTATTDLTTGLTLAAGKGWREMLLTPACLADAGDSLTIRTEAPLTFSLASVERVSLPEGTACSF, from the coding sequence ATGGCGAAACGCAACAGGCTCACCGGTCTTGCAGGTTCGGGGAAATTGGCCTTGGCAGCAGCATTGGCGATGCCGGGGGCGGCAACGCTGGCAGGCTGCGCCACCATCCCCGCCGCGAGCGAAGCGCCCGTCGCTCCCGTGGCGACCGCCCGGCTGACTGGCGAAGCGCAGATCGCGGACCTCGTTTCGCGCATGACGCTGGAACACAAGATCGCCCAGCTCATCCAGCCGCAGATCAACACCGTCACGCCTGAGGAGATGCGCCAGTATCGCTGGGGCAGCTATCTGAACGGCGGGAATGGCGGCCCCTATGGCGAGGAATTCGCCCCCGCTGGCGAGTGGCTGCGCCTCGCCGACGAAATGTGGAACGCGTCGACCGCCCCCCTCCCCAATGGCGAGCCCGCGATCCCGACGATCTGGGGCACCGATGCCGTCCACGGTCACACCAACGTCATCGGAGCGACCATCTTCCCGCACAATATCGGCCTCGGCGCGACGCGCGACGCGGACCTTGTACGCCGCATCGGCCACGCCACCGCGGTCGAGATCGAGGTGACCGGGATCGACTGGAACTTCTCCCCGACCGTCGCGGTCGCGCAGGACGATCGCTGGGGGCGCACCTATGAAAGCTATTCCGAAGACCCTCGCCTCGTCGCCACCATGGGCGCGGCGCTGGTCGAAGGCTTGCAGGGCCGCAAGGGTGCTGACGATTTCCTCGGTGAAGGGCGCGTGATCGCCACCGCCAAGCATTTCTTCGGCGATGGCGGCACCGATCAGGGCGTCGACCAGGGTGACGTCAATGGCGACATCGACGCGCTGAAGAGCATCCACGCGGTCCCTTACCCGGCAGCCATCGCCGCCGGGGTCGAGACGATCATGGCCAGCTTCAACTCGATCAACGGGAAGAAGATGCACGGCAACGAGGCGCTTCTGACCGGCGTGCTGCGCGGCGAGATGGGCTTCGATGGCCTCGTTGTCGGCGACTGGAACGGCCACGGCCAGGTCGCGGGCTGCACGGTCAGCAATTGTCCGCAATCGCTGATGGCGGGCCTCGACATCTATATGGTGCCCGACGATGCGGTGGCGCTGCACAGCTCGCTGTTGTCTCAGGTGCGCGACGGGACGATCCCGATGGCGCGGGTGGACGAGGCGGTGACGCGCGTGCTGCGCGTCAAGCAGGCGGCAGGGCTGCTGGCCCCGAATGCCCAGAAGCCCTCCGAGCGTGCCAATGCGGGCGACCTGACCAAGCTCGGCTCGCCCGAACACCGCGCCATCGCGCGCGAGGCGGTGGCGAAATCGCAGGTTCTGTTGAAGAATGACGGCGTGCTGCCCTTTGCCGCGGGCACGAACATCCTCGTCGCGGGACAGGCGGCGGACAGCATCGCGCAGGCATCGGGCGGCTGGACGCTGACCTGGCAGGGCGGACGCGAGCTCGACAACGACATGTTCCCCAGCGCGACCTCGATCTTCGCCGGGATCGAACAGGCCGCCCGCGCATCCGGCGGCAGCGCGACGCTCTCGGAAGATGGCAGCTACACCGTCAGGCCCGACGTCGCCGTGGTGGTGTTCGGCGAGGAACCCTATGCCGAATTCGCGGGCGACCGGAAGACGCTGGTCTTCCCCGATGACGAAGGGCTGGACCTGCTGCGCAAATTCGAGAGCGAAGGCGTGCCGACAGTCGCGGTGTTTCTCTCGGGCCGCCCCCTATGGATGAACCGCGAGCTGAACGCCGCCGACGCCTTCGTCGCCTCCTGGCTGCCCGGCAGCGAGGGCGCGGGCGTGGCCGATGTCCTGTTCGACGCGCGTCCCGCCACGGGCAAGCTGTCCTTCAGCTGGCCCGCGACCTGCGAAGGCACGCCGCTCAATTCGGCACAGGGCGCGCTCTTCCCCTTCGGCTACGGACGCGCTCTTTCCGACACCGCGCCGATGGGCAAGCTCGACGAGACCTGCGCCTTCCTCGGCGGGGGCGCCGCGGCCGAATGGTATGGCAATGGCCGCCTCGCCAATGGGATCACCGCCACGGCGGGGGGCACCGACCTGCCCAATCTGCGCGGAACCGGCGGCGGGGTGACCGCGATCGGGCTCGACAAGGATCGCCAGGAAGATGCCCGCCGCATCGCGATGGCCGCCGGATCGTCGCTGGCCCTGCGCGGCGAGGGCAGCGGATCGTTCCGCCTTTCCTATTCGCTGGAAGCCGCGCCGTCCGGGCCGGTGCGCGCCACCAGCGGCACGGCGACGACCGATCTCACCACCGGGCTGACGCTGGCTGCGGGCAAGGGCTGGCGCGAAATGCTGCTGACGCCCGCCTGTCTCGCTGATGCAGGCGATTCTTTGACGATCCGCACCGAAGCGCCGCTGACCTTCTCGCTCGCCAGCGTGGAGCGGGTTTCGCTTCCCGAAGGGACCGCCTGCTCGTTCTAG